Sequence from the Chthoniobacterales bacterium genome:
CCACGCTGAGGTATTGCGTGTGGTTCCCGTCCGGTCCCGCCTGCGTGCAAGAGACGCGGAAGCTGGTGTCCGGCAGGACAACGAGGATCGATCCGTTTTTCGTCTGGATGGCGACCGGCTCGCGGATTTCGCAGTAGCGGCGAGGTGCGTCTTGCTCGACGATGCCCGCTTTTTTGATCAAGGCCACATAGGGCGCGGCGCTGCCGTCGCCGATCGGCGGCTCGTTGGCGTCCATGTCGATGAGCGCGTTGTCTACACCGAGCCCGGTGAGTGCGGAGAGGATGTGCTCCACGGTGTGGACCTTCACATTGCCATCAACCAAAGTGGTGGCGCGCTCGACAGTGCGGACGTTGGCCGCTAGCGCATCGACGATAGGCGCATCCTTGAGGTCGGACCGGCGGAACTTGAACCCGTGGTCGGTCGGCGCGGGGTGGATTGTCAGGGTGACTTTTTCACCGGTGTGGAGAGAGACGCCGGAAAGCGAGGCGGCAGAAGCAAGAGTGCGTTGATTTTGCATGTGGGCGAAGGAGTTGCGTTTTGTGGCAGGCCGAGGCGGCCATCGCAAAGACTCCGCACGATGTCGCCATCGGGGCACGTAGCGATGGATTTGAAATAGTATGAGTCGGACGGGCGCTTCGAGGCAATCTTCGAGACGGATCGGGGACGACTGTGGATCAGGCCGGTTCGCTAGGCGTGCACTTGATGTCCCGGCGAGCGATAATTTTCCAGAAATGGCGCATCCAATCGAACGCACCGGAGCCGGCCAGAGTGTCGGTGCGGACAGTTTCAGCGTTGTCGCGGAGGGCGAAGGCTGGATTGTCGTGGACAAGCCGGCAGGTTTGCTCACTCATCCGACCCGGCCGGATGGCACTCCGACTTTGTGGGAAGGACTCCGGTCGCTTCTGGCCTACGAAATGGCCAACCGCGGCAAGATTTCCATCATCACGCGCTTGGATCGCGAGACCAGCGGTTTGGTTCTGCTGGCGGTCACGCGGGAATGCGCGCGTTCTCTGGGCCTGGCCATGCAACGCGGCGCCATTGCCAAGGAATACCAAGCCATCGTGCGCGGCTGGCCTTTATGGGAGGAGACCGTGATCGACGCGCCGATCGAGAGGCAGGGTGAAGTGCGCAAGTCGGACGTCTGGCTGAAGCGTTGCGTGGATGAACGCGGGGCGGCGGCACTGACGACGGTGCAGGTGGAAAAGCGTTTCGAGCAGCGCGGCGAGCGCTTTGCCCTTGTGCGCGCGCGACCGCGCACCGGCCGGACGCACCAGATCCGAGTCCATCTCGCCCATGCAGGACATCCTCTCGTCGGTGACAAAATTTACGGCGGGCGCGGGGGCGCCGCCTACCTGGAATTTATCGAAAGGGGATGGACCCCCGCGTTGGCGGACGAACTCCTCTTGCCGCGTCACGCGCTGCATGCGAGCAGACTTGAGTTTCCCACCTCCGAGGGTTTTCGCCAGGCGGAGAGCGGGTTGCCGGAGGACTTGGCTTTTTTCGCATGCGAGAATCGTAAATGATGGAGGTTTCATGACCCAGTGCTGTCACGGTAAATCCAAGCTCCAGCGCCAGCCGGTGATCGTGGCTGCGGGTGCGCGTTACATCTGTCCGATGCATCCCGACGTTTCGCAGGATCATCCCGGTGACTGTCCGAAATGCGGGATGGCTTTGGAGGCTGAGGGCATCACGTCGGCGCAGGACGACTCCGAGCTGCGGGACATGACGCGCAGGTTCGTGGCGGCGGCCGTGTTGTCAGTGCCCGTGGTGGTCCTCGCCATGGCGCACATTTTTCCCGGTTCCGCGTTGGCGCATTGGAGCATGGGACGGTTCTCGCTCTGGCTGCAGGCGGTATTGACCACAGCGGTTCTTTTCGGATGCGGATGGCCGCTGCTGTTCCGCGCATGGCGATCGGTCGTCAACCGTTCAGCCAACATGTTCACTTTGATCGCGGTGGGGACGCTCTCTGCGTGGGGATTCAGCATGGCCGTCGTGGTTTTTTCGGCGACGAGTGGCCCCGTTTATTTCGAGTCTGCCGCGGTCATTGTTGCTTTGGTGCTCTTCGGGCAGATCCTCGAATTGCGCGCGCGCCGCCGCACAGGTGACGCACTTCGTGCTCTCATGGACCTCTCGCCGGCAACGGCATGGAAAGTTGACGCCAACGACCGGGCGGACGAGGTGGCTCTTGAGACGGTCGGCAAAGGCGACGTTATCAGGGTCAAACCCGGAGGAAAAATCCCTGTGGATGGAACTGTGATTTCGGGACATAGCTCCCTCGACGAATCCATGCTCACTGGCGAGTCATGGCCTGTGGAGGTTGTTGCCGGGTCCAAGGTGCGCGCCGGAACACTCAATCTTGCCGGAGCTATCGATTTGCGTGCGGAAGAAGTGGGAGCCGCAACCTTGCTCTCCCAAATCGTCGGCATGGTTGCGCAGGCCCAGAGGGCGCGGGCGCCAGTGCAGGATCTTGCCGATCGTATTTCTGCGGTTTTCGTCCCTGCAGTCGTTGTTTCTGCGCTGCTGTCGTTTGCCGCCTGGATGTTTTTCAGCGGATCTTTGTCTTCCGCGATCACGGCATCGGTTTCCGTCCTTATCATCGCATGCCCGTGCGCCATCGGCCTTGCCGTGCCCGTTTCCATCGCCGTGGGCGTTGGACGCGCAGCGAGGGAAGGTGTTTTGGTGAGGCAGCCCGCCGCGCTGGAACGCATGGAAAAGACCGACACTATCTGCGTGGATAAGACGGGCACGCTTACCGAAGGACGGCCCGAAGTCGTGGAATGCCTTCTTGCTCCGGGCGCGGATGAGTCGCTTTTTTGGTGCTTGGTCGGTTCCCTAGAATCGCGCAGCGGGCATCCTTTGGCCGAGGCGATTGCGCGGGAGGCGGTGAAGCGCGGTGCGGAGCAAGCTGCGGTCACGGACTTCCACTCCGAAGCGGGGCATGGCGTCAGCGGCATGTGCCGCGGCTTGCAAGTGCGCGCCGGGACGCCGGCGTTCGTTGGGACGAGCGATACTCCGGTGCACGGGCAGGGCGCGCGCTCGCGTGTGGACATTTCAGTCGATGGCGGCTGGATAGGCACGCTGATGCTGGATGATTCCGTGAAGCCGTCGGCCCGGGCAGCGCTTGACGAACTTCAGAGCGGGGGAAGGAAGATCGTGATGTTGACCGGCGACTGCGAAAGTGTCGGCGAACACGTTGCGAGAACTTTGGGCATCACGGAATTTTATGCGGGCATGACGCCTGCTCAAAAAGCAGAAGTGGTCGGCGCCCTCCAGTCGGCCGGAAGGGTGGTCTGCATGGCGGGTGATGGCGTGAACGACGCGCCTGCGCTCGCTGCGGCGGATACCGGCATCGCCATGGGAGCCGGCAGCGACGTGGCCAAGGAGACGGCTGATCTTGTGTTGGTTCACGGTTCGCTGCAGGGGATCGTGCGGGGGTTCGCCCTCGGCAAAGCGATCATGCGCAACGTTCGGCAAAATCTGTTTCTCGCGTTCGCCTACAACTTGCTCGGGATTCCTCTCGCTGCAGGAGTGTTTTACCCGCTGACCGGCTGGCTTCTCAGTCCGATTGTCGCCGGGGCGGCCATGAGCCTGAGTTCGGTGTCGGTAATCGCCAATGCCTTGCGCCTGAATCGCACCGGAATTGGGGCGTGAAGGTAGCCACGAGTGTGCTATGTTGTGCGCTTGTTATGACTGACTATCTGCGGGTGGCCGGGATCCTTCTGGAGGTCTTGCTGCTTTTCAACCTTATCATTGTCGCCCACGAACTCGGGCATTTTCTCGCTGCGCGCTGGCGCGGGTTGGTGGTGGAAAAGTTCGGCATCTGGTTCGGCAGGCCACTGTGGAAAAAGACGATAGGAGGGGTCGAATACAGCCTCGGATCCATTCCGGCAGGCGGGTTTGTCGCGCTGCCACAACTCGCCCCGATGGAGTCCGTCGAGGGCGAGAGCAAGCATGACCGCTCCGCTCTTCCGCCTGTCAGCGCGATGGACAAAATCATCGTCGCGCTGTCGGGTCCCGCGGCCAGCATGGCCTTGGCCTTGCTCTGCGCCGTCCTGGTCTGGGCGGTCGGTCGTCCCGTGAGCGAAGCCGAGAGCACTACGGTCATCGGCTATGTGGTCCCCGATGGTCCGGCGGCCAAGGCAGGCTTGCTGCCGGGTGACCGGATTCTTGAGGTCAACAACCACGCGGTGACCAAGTTCTCCGGCATGGGCAACATGCGGCAGAGCGTCAGCTGGAACGTGGTGCGCAGCGAAGAACCGCTTGTTCCGGTGAAGTTCGAACGCGATGGGGTCATCAAGACCGTGGAGGTCGAACCGACGCTGCCCGTCCGTGAAGGGTGGGGGCGCAAAAAGCTTCGCGACATCGGTATCCGCCCGGCCCAGACGCCCATGGTGGCACGTGTTTTTCCCGACAGCCCCGCAGCTCTTGCCGGCCTGCATCCGCGCGACCTCATCGTCGCCGTGGATAATCAGCCGTTGAGAAGTCTCGCCTCGCTCAGTGAATATTTGGACACGCACAAGGCCGGGGAACCGGTGACGCTGACGGTCAAACGCGATCAAGAAACGCTCGCCGTCACGGTCATCCCCCAGGTGCCGGAAGGCGACAGCAAACCGCGTATCGGAATTTTGTGGGACGACCGCGGCCTGACGACCCTCGTCCATCCCAATCCGTGGGAGCTTGTGGTGGGAAGCGTGCGAACAATGCTGGACACGCTGTCGGCCGTCTTTTCCCCGCGCAGCGACATCAAGGCCGAGCATTTAAGCGGGCCCGTGGGCATCATGCGCATCTACTATTTGCTGTTCGAGTCGCCGGACGGTTGGCGTTTGGCGCTGTGGTTCAGCGTCGTCTTGAACGTCAATCTGGCTCTTCTCAACCTTCTCCCGATTCCGGTGCTGGATGGCGGCCACATCGTGCTTGCTATCATCGAAGCGGTGCGGCGTCGCCCGGTAAGCGCGCGCGTTTTGGAAAAAGTCCAGGGCGCTTTCGCGATGCTCATCATCGGCTACATGCTTTACATAACGTTTTTCGATGTCGTCGATTTGCCATGGCGCCGGGCACCCGAACCGTCCGCTCCGGAGT
This genomic interval carries:
- a CDS encoding RNA pseudouridine synthase translates to MAHPIERTGAGQSVGADSFSVVAEGEGWIVVDKPAGLLTHPTRPDGTPTLWEGLRSLLAYEMANRGKISIITRLDRETSGLVLLAVTRECARSLGLAMQRGAIAKEYQAIVRGWPLWEETVIDAPIERQGEVRKSDVWLKRCVDERGAAALTTVQVEKRFEQRGERFALVRARPRTGRTHQIRVHLAHAGHPLVGDKIYGGRGGAAYLEFIERGWTPALADELLLPRHALHASRLEFPTSEGFRQAESGLPEDLAFFACENRK
- the cadA gene encoding cadmium-translocating P-type ATPase; the encoded protein is MTQCCHGKSKLQRQPVIVAAGARYICPMHPDVSQDHPGDCPKCGMALEAEGITSAQDDSELRDMTRRFVAAAVLSVPVVVLAMAHIFPGSALAHWSMGRFSLWLQAVLTTAVLFGCGWPLLFRAWRSVVNRSANMFTLIAVGTLSAWGFSMAVVVFSATSGPVYFESAAVIVALVLFGQILELRARRRTGDALRALMDLSPATAWKVDANDRADEVALETVGKGDVIRVKPGGKIPVDGTVISGHSSLDESMLTGESWPVEVVAGSKVRAGTLNLAGAIDLRAEEVGAATLLSQIVGMVAQAQRARAPVQDLADRISAVFVPAVVVSALLSFAAWMFFSGSLSSAITASVSVLIIACPCAIGLAVPVSIAVGVGRAAREGVLVRQPAALERMEKTDTICVDKTGTLTEGRPEVVECLLAPGADESLFWCLVGSLESRSGHPLAEAIAREAVKRGAEQAAVTDFHSEAGHGVSGMCRGLQVRAGTPAFVGTSDTPVHGQGARSRVDISVDGGWIGTLMLDDSVKPSARAALDELQSGGRKIVMLTGDCESVGEHVARTLGITEFYAGMTPAQKAEVVGALQSAGRVVCMAGDGVNDAPALAAADTGIAMGAGSDVAKETADLVLVHGSLQGIVRGFALGKAIMRNVRQNLFLAFAYNLLGIPLAAGVFYPLTGWLLSPIVAGAAMSLSSVSVIANALRLNRTGIGA
- the rseP gene encoding RIP metalloprotease RseP, encoding MTDYLRVAGILLEVLLLFNLIIVAHELGHFLAARWRGLVVEKFGIWFGRPLWKKTIGGVEYSLGSIPAGGFVALPQLAPMESVEGESKHDRSALPPVSAMDKIIVALSGPAASMALALLCAVLVWAVGRPVSEAESTTVIGYVVPDGPAAKAGLLPGDRILEVNNHAVTKFSGMGNMRQSVSWNVVRSEEPLVPVKFERDGVIKTVEVEPTLPVREGWGRKKLRDIGIRPAQTPMVARVFPDSPAALAGLHPRDLIVAVDNQPLRSLASLSEYLDTHKAGEPVTLTVKRDQETLAVTVIPQVPEGDSKPRIGILWDDRGLTTLVHPNPWELVVGSVRTMLDTLSAVFSPRSDIKAEHLSGPVGIMRIYYLLFESPDGWRLALWFSVVLNVNLALLNLLPIPVLDGGHIVLAIIEAVRRRPVSARVLEKVQGAFAMLIIGYMLYITFFDVVDLPWRRAPEPSAPELKFSPDKTTPAPTVP